One window of the Sphaerochaeta associata genome contains the following:
- a CDS encoding YggT family protein produces MNQTYYDSGVPILPAASNVFMTIASIAASLLSFYSLLIWLRIVLTWIRIPGQLQENPLAALLGKIVDPYLAWFRGISSLRRSRLDLTPLVALAVLSVVQSMLRLYGSYGSLTVGMVVALVLQTLWSYLLSPVFWFLIILLGIRLVFCYKRSPGVIGYISMLDSMIGGVLNWVQNLFYPKKSINDRQLIITSLVFFIAAYIGSSLLLRFMVGFFAKLGF; encoded by the coding sequence ATGAACCAAACCTACTATGACAGCGGGGTTCCCATCCTACCGGCAGCATCCAATGTCTTCATGACCATTGCCTCGATTGCCGCTTCCCTGCTCTCCTTCTATTCGCTTCTGATCTGGCTCAGGATTGTTCTTACGTGGATCCGCATCCCCGGCCAGTTGCAGGAGAATCCGCTCGCCGCCCTTCTGGGCAAAATCGTCGACCCCTACCTCGCGTGGTTCAGGGGGATCAGCAGCCTTAGGCGAAGTCGGTTGGACCTCACCCCGCTCGTGGCCCTTGCAGTCCTTTCGGTGGTCCAGTCGATGCTTCGCCTCTATGGGTCCTACGGCAGCTTGACGGTGGGCATGGTCGTTGCCTTGGTGCTGCAGACGCTCTGGTCCTACCTGCTCAGCCCCGTCTTCTGGTTCTTGATCATCCTCTTGGGCATACGCCTTGTTTTCTGTTACAAGCGCAGCCCGGGAGTCATCGGGTACATCTCCATGCTCGATTCCATGATCGGCGGAGTACTGAACTGGGTGCAGAACCTCTTCTATCCCAAAAAGTCAATCAACGACCGACAGCTGATCATCACAAGTCTGGTCTTCTTCATCGCCGCCTATATCGGATCTTCTCTGCTGCTGCGTTTCATGGTGGGATTCTTCGCCAAGCTCGGATTCTGA
- the ligA gene encoding NAD-dependent DNA ligase LigA has product MNELEQEIHTLSEQLAAYQKAYYVDNRPLVSDLEYDRLFDRLVALEAKHPHLKRADSPTQRVGSDLDSTLGEVAHTIPVLSLDKAYGDGELLAWIEKTEAKIGEDVGIVIEEKIDGISIVLYYEDGLLVRAVTRGNGMVGNDVTANVKTIASIPLRLPTEANLAVRGEIYLPKANFATLNASLEVPFANPRNLAAGTIRRIKSSEVAKVPLQIFVYEGFSKDVVQSDHLQILSTLASYGFRLNPNLGYFAKDGVQARQALEAAGLSGFGGSFSDLASYIQEHTLKRSSLDYEIDGLVAKVNSVSAREMLGYTGHHPRWALAYKFESPQAQTVLQSIDVQVGRTGRVTPVARVTPVQVAGSTISNITLHNQDYINMLELGIGDTVEISRRGDVIPAVERVIEKNEASEGTYTMPSQCPVCNSVLQVHGAHTFCPNIACPAQVRGRIEFFIGKDGMDIESFGPETASVLIEMGYLKDVDDIYRIDYRKALAEQAGFGEKKIRLIEQGVQKSKSQPFRKVLVALGLPELGKKGAELLITHGITSMDALLDIAKRNDVERLTSIKQIGQKSANLYIEALSDPAMQQRIARLADVGLAMEERDQQMQKLDDSFSGQVWCVTGSFEHFNPRSLAMEEVTKRGGRTVSSVTGKTTHLLAGAGGGSKLESARALGVTVVDEETFLAMLKTNAGGEDQKQGEFVF; this is encoded by the coding sequence ATGAATGAACTTGAACAAGAAATCCATACCCTTTCCGAGCAGCTTGCCGCCTATCAGAAAGCCTACTATGTGGACAACCGTCCCTTGGTCAGTGATTTGGAGTACGACCGGCTTTTCGACCGTTTGGTTGCCTTGGAGGCAAAACATCCCCACCTAAAGCGTGCCGACTCTCCGACCCAACGGGTGGGAAGCGACCTCGACTCGACCCTCGGCGAAGTTGCGCATACCATTCCGGTGCTCAGCCTGGATAAGGCGTACGGTGATGGGGAGCTGCTCGCCTGGATTGAGAAGACCGAGGCGAAAATCGGCGAGGATGTGGGGATTGTCATCGAGGAAAAAATCGACGGAATTTCGATTGTACTCTACTATGAGGATGGACTGCTTGTCCGGGCGGTGACACGGGGCAACGGCATGGTGGGCAATGATGTGACGGCCAACGTCAAGACCATAGCATCCATACCGCTCAGACTTCCGACCGAAGCGAATCTGGCTGTCCGAGGAGAAATCTACCTTCCCAAGGCGAACTTTGCCACATTGAATGCGAGCTTGGAAGTTCCTTTTGCGAATCCCCGCAATCTTGCAGCGGGAACAATCCGAAGGATCAAGAGCAGCGAAGTGGCCAAGGTCCCTCTTCAGATTTTTGTCTACGAGGGGTTCTCCAAGGATGTGGTGCAGAGCGACCATCTGCAGATTCTCTCAACACTTGCTTCCTATGGATTCAGGCTCAATCCGAATCTTGGATACTTTGCCAAGGATGGCGTGCAGGCAAGGCAGGCTCTTGAGGCTGCCGGACTTTCCGGCTTCGGTGGAAGTTTCTCCGACCTTGCTTCCTATATCCAGGAGCATACCCTAAAGCGATCCTCCCTGGACTACGAGATCGACGGCTTGGTTGCCAAGGTGAACTCGGTGTCGGCAAGGGAGATGCTGGGCTACACCGGCCATCACCCACGATGGGCATTGGCCTATAAGTTCGAGTCCCCCCAGGCGCAGACCGTCCTTCAGTCCATCGATGTGCAGGTGGGGCGAACGGGAAGGGTCACCCCGGTCGCCCGGGTGACGCCGGTACAGGTGGCTGGTTCGACGATCAGTAATATCACCTTGCACAACCAGGACTACATCAACATGCTCGAGCTGGGAATCGGGGACACGGTGGAGATATCACGACGCGGGGATGTCATCCCGGCTGTGGAGCGCGTCATCGAGAAGAACGAGGCTTCTGAAGGCACCTATACAATGCCTTCACAGTGCCCGGTCTGCAACAGTGTTCTGCAAGTGCACGGTGCCCATACCTTCTGCCCGAACATCGCCTGCCCCGCCCAGGTGAGGGGCCGCATCGAGTTTTTCATCGGCAAGGATGGGATGGACATTGAAAGCTTCGGTCCCGAAACCGCATCGGTCCTTATAGAGATGGGCTACCTGAAGGACGTGGATGATATATACCGCATCGATTATCGTAAAGCTCTTGCAGAGCAGGCGGGCTTCGGGGAGAAGAAAATCCGCCTGATCGAGCAGGGTGTACAGAAGAGCAAGTCCCAACCGTTTCGCAAGGTCTTGGTTGCGCTTGGCCTTCCCGAGCTGGGCAAAAAAGGTGCTGAGCTGCTGATCACGCATGGTATTACCAGCATGGATGCTCTACTCGATATTGCAAAGCGCAATGATGTCGAGCGGCTTACCTCAATCAAGCAGATCGGTCAAAAGAGTGCAAATCTCTACATCGAAGCCTTGAGCGACCCCGCCATGCAGCAAAGAATTGCCCGTCTTGCGGACGTAGGCCTTGCGATGGAGGAGAGAGATCAGCAGATGCAAAAGCTCGACGACAGCTTCTCGGGCCAGGTTTGGTGTGTGACCGGTTCTTTTGAGCACTTCAATCCCCGATCCCTTGCCATGGAGGAAGTAACCAAGCGGGGGGGACGGACCGTAAGCTCTGTTACCGGAAAAACCACGCATCTGCTTGCAGGAGCAGGAGGCGGGAGCAAATTGGAGAGCGCCCGGGCGCTGGGGGTGACGGTGGTCGACGAAGAGACCTTTCTCGCCATGCTGAAAACAAACGCGGGCGGAGAGGATCAGAAGCAGGGAGAATTTGTTTTTTAG
- the dnaE gene encoding DNA polymerase III subunit alpha, whose translation MSELESEIKVEQSRFVHLHNHTDFSLLDGAAPISRYMAKAKSLGMTSLAITDHGNMFGALRFYYAAKDAGINPIIGCEFYCNPPSHTERPAPGGRKPNQYHLILLAMNEKGYHNLMELNSISYTQGFYFKPRIDDELLVKYNEGLICLSACLGGEILQHLLNDQYDKAKQRALWFSSVFDDGRYYLEMQDHNLAEQKRTNPLLKQLSDETGIPLVCTNDIHYIEKDDANAQDLLLCVGTNSKKNDPDRMRFPNQEFYMKSEEQMTSLFSWCPEAVENTSRIAERCNLEIHLPGPLLPDFDVPRGFEGPAAYLRHLSHEGLKKRYKHVTEDLTKRLDYELDVIINMKFEGYFLIVMDYIQWAKQHDIPVGPGRGSGAGSLVAYSIEITDVDPIKYNLLFERFLNPERVSMPDFDIDFCFERRQEVINYVTEHYGTERVAQIATFGTLKAKAVVKDVARVLDIPFDESNNICKLIPDDPKMTLAKAFEQNKELVELEQKGGVYAELFDAARRLEGLNRHTSTHAAGVVIGKEELVNYVPLYRDAKTGAISTQYTMDLIEECGLVKMDFLGLKTLTLIKHTEDLIHKKDPNFTSTAIDEEDPKTFEMLCRGESTAVFQFESQGMQNILKEAKPSNIEDLVALNALYRPGPMAYIPQFINCKLGRQPITYANPELEEELKTTYGVIVYQEQVMKVAQIIAGYSLGSADILRRIMGKKKVAALEKEKVKFIAGAKALGRSEQHAAEIFEMLEPFAGYGFNKSHAVAYSVVAYQTAFLKANYPAEFWAANLTNEMNSPDKFSEYLQVAKDQGLEILPPSVNYSDKHFSVVDGKIVYGLAGIKNVGEGVVELLVQEREKSGPYKDLLDFLTRLEAKAMNTKLLESLIKAGAFDSMGTNRPTLLENLSDAIVYVQKRKEATAFGQISLFDEETEASMETFSMKPVEDWKLPEKLEMEKGLLGFYISGHPLDAFAQAINQRVTANTAHLETIGFNRPTNIIAMVSSIRPFTTQKGGIMAFLQLTDRNATFDATLFPKIFEQYRDMLHVDGIYGFVGKFDNSRGNDKISYLIEQIFEDPNQLAPIAVSRCHIELEKSFCSTEQISHLRDTCLTYGGSCSVLLHFKTEGESMPLVVECGREFSVRYCDEIETAVKENPSVLNIWFD comes from the coding sequence ATGTCTGAGCTTGAGTCCGAAATCAAAGTAGAGCAGAGTCGATTCGTCCATCTGCACAACCACACCGACTTCTCCCTCCTCGACGGAGCCGCCCCCATCAGCCGCTACATGGCAAAGGCGAAAAGCCTCGGCATGACGAGCCTGGCCATCACCGATCATGGGAATATGTTCGGCGCATTGCGCTTCTATTACGCGGCCAAGGATGCCGGCATCAATCCGATCATCGGTTGTGAATTCTACTGCAATCCACCCTCTCATACCGAGCGCCCCGCCCCCGGCGGTCGAAAACCCAATCAGTACCACCTCATTCTCCTTGCAATGAACGAGAAAGGCTACCACAACCTGATGGAGCTCAACTCCATCTCGTACACCCAGGGGTTCTACTTCAAGCCCCGCATCGACGACGAGCTTCTGGTAAAATACAACGAAGGGCTCATCTGCCTTTCTGCCTGCCTGGGTGGGGAAATCCTGCAGCACCTGCTCAACGACCAATACGACAAGGCAAAGCAACGCGCACTTTGGTTCTCTTCGGTTTTCGACGACGGACGCTACTATCTGGAAATGCAGGACCACAACCTTGCCGAGCAGAAGCGCACCAACCCCCTGCTCAAGCAGCTCAGCGATGAGACCGGCATCCCCCTCGTCTGTACCAACGACATCCACTACATAGAAAAGGATGACGCCAATGCCCAGGACCTGCTGCTCTGCGTAGGCACCAACTCCAAAAAGAACGATCCGGATCGCATGCGGTTCCCCAACCAGGAATTCTACATGAAAAGTGAAGAGCAGATGACCTCCCTCTTCAGCTGGTGTCCTGAGGCTGTGGAAAATACCAGCAGAATCGCCGAGCGATGCAACCTCGAAATTCACCTCCCAGGCCCGCTGTTGCCCGACTTCGATGTTCCCCGGGGCTTTGAAGGCCCGGCGGCGTATTTGCGCCATCTCTCCCATGAAGGGTTGAAAAAGCGGTATAAACACGTCACCGAGGATTTGACAAAACGGTTGGATTATGAGCTGGATGTCATCATTAACATGAAGTTCGAGGGGTACTTTCTCATCGTCATGGACTACATCCAGTGGGCGAAGCAGCACGACATACCCGTCGGACCGGGGCGTGGATCGGGTGCAGGATCCTTGGTTGCATACTCCATCGAAATTACCGATGTCGACCCGATCAAGTACAACCTCCTGTTCGAACGATTCCTCAATCCCGAACGGGTGAGCATGCCCGACTTCGATATCGACTTCTGCTTCGAACGAAGGCAGGAGGTCATCAACTATGTAACCGAGCACTATGGAACAGAGCGGGTCGCCCAGATCGCCACGTTCGGAACCCTGAAGGCCAAGGCCGTCGTCAAGGACGTCGCCCGAGTTCTGGATATTCCCTTCGACGAATCGAACAATATCTGCAAACTCATCCCCGACGACCCCAAAATGACGCTCGCCAAGGCGTTTGAACAGAATAAGGAACTGGTTGAACTGGAACAGAAAGGCGGCGTATATGCCGAGCTGTTCGATGCAGCACGACGTCTGGAGGGTTTGAACAGGCATACATCAACCCACGCAGCCGGAGTGGTCATCGGCAAGGAGGAGCTGGTAAACTATGTCCCGCTCTATCGTGATGCCAAAACCGGTGCCATCTCCACCCAATACACCATGGATCTCATTGAAGAGTGCGGCCTGGTGAAAATGGACTTTCTGGGACTGAAGACCTTGACCCTGATCAAGCACACCGAGGACCTGATCCACAAGAAGGATCCAAACTTCACCAGCACTGCAATCGATGAGGAGGACCCCAAAACCTTTGAGATGCTCTGTCGGGGGGAGAGCACCGCCGTCTTCCAGTTTGAAAGCCAGGGAATGCAGAACATCCTCAAAGAGGCAAAACCCTCCAATATCGAGGACCTGGTCGCCCTCAACGCCCTCTATCGTCCCGGCCCGATGGCCTATATCCCACAGTTCATCAACTGCAAGCTTGGCCGCCAACCCATCACCTATGCAAACCCGGAGTTGGAAGAGGAGCTGAAGACCACATACGGGGTCATCGTCTATCAGGAACAGGTCATGAAGGTGGCCCAGATCATTGCCGGCTACTCGCTTGGCAGTGCTGATATTCTCAGGCGCATCATGGGTAAGAAGAAAGTCGCCGCACTTGAGAAGGAGAAGGTGAAGTTCATAGCCGGGGCGAAAGCCCTCGGTCGCAGCGAGCAGCATGCCGCAGAAATCTTCGAGATGCTCGAGCCCTTCGCCGGGTACGGTTTCAACAAGAGCCATGCGGTGGCCTACTCGGTCGTAGCGTACCAGACCGCCTTCCTCAAGGCAAACTACCCAGCCGAGTTCTGGGCGGCCAACCTGACCAACGAGATGAACAGCCCCGACAAGTTCAGCGAGTATCTGCAGGTGGCGAAGGACCAAGGCCTTGAGATCCTTCCCCCTTCGGTCAACTACTCGGACAAGCACTTCTCTGTTGTGGACGGCAAGATCGTCTACGGCCTTGCCGGCATCAAGAATGTCGGGGAGGGGGTGGTCGAGCTGTTGGTGCAGGAACGGGAGAAGAGCGGCCCCTACAAGGACCTGCTGGACTTTTTGACCCGACTCGAGGCGAAGGCCATGAACACCAAGCTGTTGGAATCTCTGATCAAGGCGGGAGCCTTCGACAGCATGGGAACCAACCGCCCCACCTTGTTGGAAAACCTCAGCGATGCCATCGTTTATGTACAAAAGCGCAAGGAGGCAACCGCCTTCGGTCAGATTTCCCTCTTCGACGAGGAGACGGAAGCCTCGATGGAGACCTTCAGCATGAAACCGGTCGAGGACTGGAAGCTTCCTGAAAAACTGGAAATGGAGAAAGGCCTTTTGGGTTTCTACATCTCAGGCCATCCCTTGGATGCCTTTGCTCAAGCAATAAACCAGCGGGTGACGGCCAACACCGCCCACTTGGAGACAATCGGGTTCAACCGGCCCACCAACATCATTGCCATGGTCAGCTCGATCAGGCCCTTCACCACCCAAAAGGGAGGTATCATGGCCTTTTTACAGCTCACCGACCGCAATGCAACCTTCGATGCAACCTTGTTCCCCAAGATTTTCGAGCAGTATCGTGACATGCTGCATGTCGATGGCATCTATGGATTTGTCGGTAAATTCGACAACTCCAGAGGCAATGATAAAATTTCCTATCTGATTGAACAGATATTCGAGGATCCCAACCAGTTGGCCCCGATTGCCGTTTCGCGTTGCCACATTGAGTTGGAGAAGTCCTTTTGCAGTACTGAACAGATTTCCCATCTGAGGGACACCTGCCTCACCTATGGAGGTAGCTGCAGCGTCCTGCTCCACTTCAAGACCGAAGGGGAAAGCATGCCCCTGGTCGTCGAGTGCGGCCGAGAATTCTCGGTCCGGTACTGCGATGAGATTGAAACGGCGGTGAAGGAAAATCCCTCGGTGCTGAATATTTGGTTCGACTAA
- a CDS encoding 2Fe-2S iron-sulfur cluster-binding protein: protein MKIECTIDGKALSLSVNSNKPLSLILMEDVGNRTIISHCRGNACGNCIVLINDEAELSCIIPAFRLREANIKTFESYQKTRQYRDIERAYQSTGNTPCPNCYASKTLIIESILQELTNSTRLKALGRNSPQLRDEKQSEEKLDKKAIIQELSLNTCQCMDMSEMLQIVEIALTYRRRKRVRRN, encoded by the coding sequence ATGAAAATAGAATGCACCATCGACGGCAAGGCTCTCTCCCTTTCGGTGAACTCAAACAAGCCTCTTTCCCTGATCCTGATGGAGGACGTGGGAAACAGGACCATCATCAGTCACTGCAGGGGGAATGCATGCGGAAATTGCATCGTTCTTATCAACGATGAGGCGGAGCTCAGCTGCATCATTCCCGCCTTCAGATTGCGGGAAGCCAACATCAAGACCTTTGAAAGCTATCAGAAAACGCGTCAGTACCGGGATATCGAACGGGCATACCAATCCACCGGCAACACCCCGTGCCCCAACTGCTATGCATCCAAGACTTTGATCATCGAATCCATTCTCCAAGAGCTTACCAACAGTACGCGGCTGAAGGCCTTGGGCAGAAACAGTCCTCAGCTCCGAGACGAGAAGCAGAGCGAGGAGAAGCTGGATAAGAAAGCCATCATCCAGGAGCTCAGCCTCAATACCTGCCAATGCATGGACATGTCCGAGATGCTGCAGATTGTGGAAATAGCCCTTACCTACAGGAGGCGCAAGCGTGTACGAAGGAATTAG
- a CDS encoding FAD binding domain-containing protein produces MYEGIRSPVIHTPKTLSEFATIAYRYPSAVIWAGGSYLMSQKEYYPSEIKDGIIDLGSLEELKKITRNDRFVEIGAMVTASQLLFAGKLVLPPVLQETLRTLASQIVRRQITVGGSLCVPDIRLALSTALAVLDAMAEVKYYQGGKVSTHWIPIAKLYDKDGKLLLGSQKALLTRIRIGLEYGDYQKFVCVEDPIRNTDECVIVAFQANRSQNALSKVQFCITFPNKAFHISKDLESKLSGLTLPIHPERVNTLSYELVAELTKMHSGISELQLERGRRIFESFLHDLNAQSLSS; encoded by the coding sequence GTGTACGAAGGAATTAGGTCTCCTGTCATCCATACCCCCAAGACCCTCAGTGAGTTCGCCACCATCGCCTACCGCTATCCATCAGCGGTAATATGGGCGGGCGGCAGTTACCTGATGAGCCAAAAAGAGTACTATCCCAGCGAAATCAAGGACGGCATCATCGACCTCGGATCACTGGAGGAGCTGAAGAAAATCACCCGCAACGACCGATTCGTCGAAATCGGGGCGATGGTTACCGCCAGTCAGCTGCTCTTTGCAGGGAAACTGGTCCTGCCTCCTGTGCTGCAGGAGACTCTGCGTACCCTTGCTTCGCAAATCGTGAGGCGCCAGATCACCGTCGGCGGAAGCCTGTGCGTACCGGACATCCGGCTCGCACTCTCCACAGCCTTGGCGGTACTGGACGCCATGGCCGAAGTCAAATACTATCAAGGCGGAAAGGTTTCCACCCATTGGATCCCCATCGCAAAGCTCTACGACAAGGATGGCAAGCTCCTCCTTGGTTCTCAGAAAGCCCTGCTCACCCGCATCCGCATCGGCCTTGAATACGGTGATTACCAGAAGTTCGTTTGCGTTGAGGACCCTATCCGCAATACCGATGAATGTGTTATAGTTGCCTTCCAGGCAAACCGGTCGCAGAACGCTCTTTCAAAGGTCCAGTTCTGCATCACCTTTCCCAACAAGGCCTTCCATATAAGCAAGGACCTTGAGTCGAAGTTGTCGGGTTTGACCCTCCCGATTCATCCAGAACGGGTCAATACGCTCTCTTATGAGCTGGTAGCCGAATTAACCAAAATGCACTCAGGAATCAGTGAACTGCAACTCGAGCGTGGAAGAAGGATTTTTGAATCCTTCCTGCACGATCTCAATGCCCAGTCCCTCTCATCCTGA
- a CDS encoding molybdopterin cofactor-binding domain-containing protein — protein sequence MAEKKPSTSKVTALHGLIVTASVDAGRIEEISLPELDANFTLVTTRDIPGTNRVRTLDAATPLLTSSTISYHQQPILALFGYDSESVQLKAREINISYQLPTAQESPTAVIESTPYTYHFGSLESITSDTDLAVLERSYRYSGSDYRSNTLTRISVEMEGDILHVYTPTQWPSHVRETVSDTTAIPKRRIVVHRLPFYAPHDEMLTAPSALCSIAAIACLKADCPTDLMCKVESFRPDLSIKRKSWYYSDGRVQAEDIHVQVNQGCEPMFSDEMANQLIAGLVPLYPLQALNISITFSSGNTPPSHFFGDLGYADALSSTEAHYCSLAKLTGYNPLSWRLKFTAENTGHTQVIRTDKYTKLKDLINELSTRCDFQRKNAAYEMQRQMRVKLSTFFNYSRGTALACGPGISGFSSECRSLPQQSVQITLKPNNKVEVNTSFYNNGSSAEIWRQIISEELSVSKSDISFIEDQKEMLDSGPSVLSANSGRMPQQVLRACNQIKEKRFVQPLPICESVLSPKQPETKGSLFFSNSWIALILELEIDAVLLQPLVRSVWVSVSLSRIFDEQVLKSKIRHTIVSTLREAGALLSHRSSFEIDISITSDGEQISSSVTSALKGVVTAAFVSALEQALGTPVAKVPVDGATLLAAMRGKS from the coding sequence ATGGCAGAGAAAAAACCATCGACAAGCAAGGTGACGGCGCTTCATGGACTGATCGTCACCGCCTCGGTCGATGCCGGCCGGATCGAGGAAATTTCCCTCCCCGAACTGGATGCAAACTTCACCTTGGTGACCACCCGGGACATCCCCGGCACGAACAGGGTCCGCACCCTCGACGCGGCCACACCGCTGCTCACCTCTTCGACCATAAGCTACCATCAACAGCCGATTCTGGCACTGTTCGGCTACGACAGCGAATCTGTACAGCTCAAGGCAAGGGAGATCAACATCTCCTACCAGCTGCCCACGGCTCAGGAAAGCCCGACCGCGGTCATCGAGTCGACTCCGTACACCTACCATTTCGGGTCGCTTGAGAGCATCACCAGCGATACCGACCTTGCCGTGCTGGAGCGCTCCTACCGCTACAGCGGCTCGGACTACCGAAGCAACACCCTCACCCGTATCAGCGTGGAGATGGAAGGTGATATCCTGCACGTCTATACACCCACACAATGGCCCAGTCATGTGCGGGAGACTGTCAGTGATACCACCGCAATCCCCAAGCGCAGGATAGTCGTACATCGCCTCCCCTTCTACGCGCCCCATGACGAGATGCTTACCGCCCCTTCGGCCCTCTGCTCGATCGCCGCCATCGCCTGCTTAAAGGCCGACTGCCCCACCGATCTCATGTGCAAGGTTGAAAGCTTCAGACCCGACCTTTCCATCAAGCGCAAGAGCTGGTATTACAGCGATGGACGGGTCCAGGCGGAAGACATACACGTGCAGGTCAATCAAGGGTGCGAACCGATGTTCAGCGACGAGATGGCCAATCAACTCATCGCAGGCCTGGTTCCTCTCTACCCCCTGCAGGCCTTGAACATCTCGATAACCTTCTCCTCCGGCAACACTCCTCCTTCGCACTTCTTCGGGGACCTCGGGTACGCCGATGCCCTTTCCAGCACCGAGGCCCACTACTGCTCACTGGCAAAGCTTACCGGTTACAACCCCCTCTCATGGAGACTCAAGTTCACCGCAGAGAACACCGGGCACACCCAGGTCATCAGAACCGACAAGTATACCAAGCTCAAGGACCTGATAAACGAATTAAGCACCCGTTGTGATTTCCAGCGTAAGAATGCCGCCTATGAGATGCAGCGCCAGATGCGCGTTAAACTCTCCACCTTCTTCAACTACAGCAGGGGAACCGCCCTGGCCTGCGGCCCGGGGATCAGCGGGTTTTCCAGTGAGTGCCGCTCTCTTCCCCAGCAATCGGTCCAAATCACCCTCAAGCCGAACAACAAGGTAGAGGTGAATACCTCGTTTTACAACAATGGGTCAAGTGCCGAAATCTGGCGGCAGATCATAAGCGAGGAGTTGAGCGTCTCCAAAAGCGACATCTCCTTCATTGAAGACCAAAAGGAGATGCTCGACAGCGGGCCGTCGGTGTTGTCGGCCAACAGCGGGCGCATGCCCCAACAAGTTCTTCGCGCCTGCAACCAGATCAAGGAGAAGCGATTCGTCCAGCCCCTGCCGATTTGTGAAAGCGTGCTCTCGCCCAAGCAACCGGAAACCAAAGGTTCGCTCTTTTTCAGCAACAGCTGGATAGCCCTCATCCTAGAGCTTGAAATCGATGCTGTCCTTCTGCAGCCCTTGGTTCGTTCGGTATGGGTCTCAGTCTCCCTTTCGCGAATATTCGACGAGCAGGTGCTCAAGAGCAAGATCCGCCATACCATCGTCTCCACTCTCAGAGAAGCCGGAGCGTTGCTCTCCCACCGAAGCAGCTTTGAGATCGACATCTCCATCACAAGCGATGGGGAGCAGATATCCTCCTCGGTTACCAGCGCCCTCAAAGGGGTGGTAACCGCAGCCTTCGTCTCCGCCCTCGAACAAGCCCTCGGAACCCCGGTGGCCAAGGTCCCTGTGGACGGAGCAACCTTGCTTGCAGCCATGCGGGGAAAATCATGA